One Phaseolus vulgaris cultivar G19833 chromosome 11, P. vulgaris v2.0, whole genome shotgun sequence genomic window carries:
- the LOC137806864 gene encoding uncharacterized protein: MQKLWKAGHIREIQYPEWLANVVLVQKANGKWRMCVDFTDLNKACPKDSYPLPNIDSLVDSASDIRYPYFQCLNKNNRFVWTRECEDAFIRLKEYLAAYLSFVSHCRYEPRGPIKGEVYVDFVAEQSSEATQPDGSDFKPTREWCWGHPGRTKWIVDQAGLEVTCEYQAKDPRLTSYLMYVVFLKASFFTFELVHVPREQNSRADLLSKLVSSGKGGRQRTKEEAPVLTQETLKVPRISTYGLLGDGSLEVLQVDVVETWMTPYQRYLADGLLPVEPLEAKAVKRNAGKYTLVDGNLFRHGYTHAILTCVSGDQCTCIMAKLHEGICGNHVEGRTFSLKAILVGYYWSTMKEDCMKHAQQCEQCQKHDDWHHASLEKLRSI, translated from the exons ATGCAAAAGCTTTGGAAAGCTGGTCACataagggagattcaataccctgagtggttggcaaatgtaGTGTTGGTACAAAAGGccaatgggaagtggagaatgtgcgttgactttacCGATTTGAATAAGGCCTGTCCCAAAGACTCTTATCCACTGCCCAACATAGACTCCTTGGTGGACAGTGCCTCAG ATATAAGGTATCCTTATTTCCAatgtttgaataaaaataatcgTTTTGTGTGGACCCGCGAGTGTGAAGATGCCTTCATCAGGTTAAAGGAGTATCTGGCAGCCTACCTGTCCTTTGTAAGCCATTGTCGG TATGAACCCCGTGGGCCCATCAAGGGTGAAGTATATGTTGATTTTGTGGCGGAACAATCATCTGAGGCTACCCAGCCAGATGGTAGTGACTTCAAACCAACAAGAGAGTGGTGTTggggtcatcctggaaggaccaagTGGATTGTTGATCAAGCAGGCCTTGAG GTCACATGTGAGTACCAAGCTAAAGACCCACGGTTGACCTCGTACCTTATGTATGTTGTGTTTCTGAAAGCATCTTTCTTCACGTTCGAGCTGGTGCACGTTCCTAGAGAACAGAATTCCCGAGCAGACTTGTTATCTAAACTGGTGAGCTCGGGGAAGGGAGGTCGACAAAG AACAAAGGAGGAGGCACCGGTCTTGACACAAGAGACATTGAAAGTGCCAAGAATAAGCACCTATGGCTTATTAGGAGACGGGTCATTGGAGGTCTTGCAAGTCGACGTGGTCGAGACTTGGATGACACCGTATCAACGCTACCTAGCTGATGGCTTGCTCCCGGTAGAACCTTTAGAGGCGAAGGCGGTTAAAAGGAATGCGGGGAAGTACACCCTTGTAGATGGGAATTTGTTTCGTCATGGCTATACCCATGCCATTCTCACTTGCGTAAGTGGGGATCAATGTACCTGTATCATGGCAAAGCTCcatgaaggcatttgtgggaaTCATGTGGAAGGTAGAACTTTCTCGCTAAAGGCCATTCTAGTTGGGTATTATTGGTCAACTATGAAGGAGGATTGTATGAAACATGCACAGCAATGCGAACAGTGTCAGAAGCATGATGATTGGCATCATGCATCACTTGAGAAGTTGCGATCAATATAA